In Flavobacteriales bacterium TMED191, the DNA window AAACCTAATAAAAGGCCAAATAAAGCTGAATCCTTATTAAAAATCATATTGTAAGTATTTTAAAAATTTATTTTGTTGCAAAACTGAACAGTCTAAATGAACTGGTACAACAGAAATAAACTTATTTTCTAATGCCCAAGCGTCTGATTTAACATCGCTAATATCGTGTTCAAAAGTTCCATTTAATTTATAATAATCTTTACATCCTTCTTTTCTAGATAAAATATAATCCTCTGTCCATTTACCTTGTGCTTGATTACATAATTTAATGCCTTTTAAATTATTCGAATCAACATCTGGTATATTAATATTTAAAGTCACACTCTCAGGTAAACCATTAATTAAAACACTAGAAATAATTTGCTTAATAATAGCTTCATAGTCATTGAATGTTTTTGATTCATCGTAACTTAAGTGTGAAAATGATAAAGAGGGAACACCATGGATTGTTGCTTCCATTGCACCATGTAATGTGCCAGAATACAATGAATTAATAGAGTGATTAGACCCATGATTAATTCCTGAAACACACAAGTCTGGGGTTCGAGGAAGAATTTTGTCA includes these proteins:
- the surE gene encoding 5'/3'-nucleotidase SurE, with amino-acid sequence MTCIMKNLMVTMPLHLQFGTEYLKQKFKKMKNKKPLILVVNDDGLKSNGINLLTNVVRKLGEVFVVAPSENKSAVSHGMTLYKDIVIESMNNNVFTCSGTPVDCVKLAIDKILPRTPDLCVSGINHGSNHSINSLYSGTLHGAMEATIHGVPSLSFSHLSYDESKTFNDYEAIIKQIISSVLINGLPESVTLNINIPDVDSNNLKGIKLCNQAQGKWTEDYILSRKEGCKDYYKLNGTFEHDISDVKSDAWALENKFISVVPVHLDCSVLQQNKFLKYLQYDF